The DNA sequence GCTGACGGAGGACCGCGATGCCTGACCCGGCCTACGAAACCGCGCTGGGTTCGTCCACCAAGGACAAGATCACGCTGCTCGGCCAGGACCTCGCCGAGGACGTGATGGGCTCGGTCGGCTTCGGCGAGCTCGCTTTCTGGCTGGCGACGCAGCGCCGGCCGGCCAAAGGGGAGACCCGGGTCTTCGAAGCGGTGCTGGCCGCGCTGGCCGACCACGGCTTCACCCCCACCGCGATCGTCACCCGGCTGACCTACCTGTCCGCCCCCGACTCCGTCCAGGGCGCGCTCGCCGCCGGGCTGCTGGGCGGCGGGTCGCGCTTCCTCGGCGTCACCGAGGACTGCGGCCGGTTCCTGCACGGCGTCCTCGCCGGAGCCGAGCTGCCCACCGACGAGGCCGGCTGGGACGCGCTCGCGCTCGCGACCGTCGAAAACCGCCGGGCGGAAAAGAAGTTCGTCCCCGGGCTCGGGCACCACGTGCACAAGGACGGCGACCCGCGCACCCGGCGGCTGTTCGCCATCGCCGAGGAGGAAGGGCTGCGCGGCCCGCACCTGGAGCTGTTCGCCGCGATCGGGCGGGTGCACCCGCGGGTGCTGGGCAAGACGCTGCCGCTCAACGGCGCGGGCGTCTGCGGGGCGGCGCTCGCCGACCTCGGGCTGCCGCTGGAGCTGCTGCGCGGGTTCGCGCTGCTGGCCCGGACCGCCGGGCTGATCGGCCAGCTCGCCGAGGAGCTGCGCCACCCCGTCGCGAACGACATCTTCCTGTCGGTCGACCTGAACAACCGGCCGGTCCCGCCGGACCCCGAATCCTGAGAGGAACGCCGATGCGGCTCGTCACCGAGGACAACATCACCGAGCTCGCCGCGGCGCGCTGGGCGAGCGCGCACGACCCGCGGACGGCGGAGGTGCTGGCCGCGCTCGTGCGCCACCTGCACGCCTTCGCCCGCGAGGTGCGGCTGAGCGAGACCGAGTGGATGGCCGCGATGCGGTGGCTCACCGAAACCGGGCAGATCAGCGACGAGAAGCGGGAGGAGTTCATCCTGGCCTCCGACGTGCTCGGCCTGAGCATGCTGGTGGTGCAGATGAACCACGCTTTCGACGCGAAGGCGACCCCGGCCACGGTGCTCGGCCCGTTCCACATCGACGGCTCCCCCGAAAAGGAGTTCGGCGGGGACATGTCCGACGGCCTGCCCGGCACGCCGCTCTACGTCACCGGCACCGTCGGCGGGCTCGACGGCTCCCCCGTCGCCGGCGCGGTGCTGGACGTGTGGCAGGCCGACGAGGAAGGCGCGTACGAGTCGCAGATCCCGGATGTCGACGAAGCCCGGCTGCGCGCGAAGTACACCAGCCGCGCCGACGGGACCTACTGCGTGCGCACCATCGCGCCCAAGGGCTATTCGATCCCGATGGATGGCCCGGTCGGCGAGCTGATCCGCGGGACCGACATCAGCCACTTCCGGCCCGCGCACGTGCACTTCCTGATCAACGCGGCCGGCTACGAGCCGCTGATCACCCACCTGTTCCAGGAGGGCGCCGAGTACCTGGACAC is a window from the Amycolatopsis sp. cg9 genome containing:
- a CDS encoding citryl-CoA lyase is translated as MPDPAYETALGSSTKDKITLLGQDLAEDVMGSVGFGELAFWLATQRRPAKGETRVFEAVLAALADHGFTPTAIVTRLTYLSAPDSVQGALAAGLLGGGSRFLGVTEDCGRFLHGVLAGAELPTDEAGWDALALATVENRRAEKKFVPGLGHHVHKDGDPRTRRLFAIAEEEGLRGPHLELFAAIGRVHPRVLGKTLPLNGAGVCGAALADLGLPLELLRGFALLARTAGLIGQLAEELRHPVANDIFLSVDLNNRPVPPDPES
- a CDS encoding dioxygenase, which gives rise to MRLVTEDNITELAAARWASAHDPRTAEVLAALVRHLHAFAREVRLSETEWMAAMRWLTETGQISDEKREEFILASDVLGLSMLVVQMNHAFDAKATPATVLGPFHIDGSPEKEFGGDMSDGLPGTPLYVTGTVGGLDGSPVAGAVLDVWQADEEGAYESQIPDVDEARLRAKYTSRADGTYCVRTIAPKGYSIPMDGPVGELIRGTDISHFRPAHVHFLINAAGYEPLITHLFQEGAEYLDTDVVFGTKQELVVAFEPRDPGPTPDGGQSAVPWLEARYDFVLQPV